Proteins encoded together in one Pantoea sp. CCBC3-3-1 window:
- a CDS encoding DEAD/DEAH box helicase — translation MKSLPNWLINNPGFYRKFKALNIESVINQFPDLQPLESGSPDSDDIGYLLTCGSVLSQSDNDLCQDAALRIAQFCLQNESSEVRKDHAALILDTLSNYATLNLAVKKNLIEGKFELRLPIAGQVEVTRRKIEHSVEVGTEKDIYVNRFQAAFWDAALESEWVSVSAPTSVGKSFILESWVEDFISKNKKCVVVYLVPTRALITEVSDSLIRAVGGRGDVNIQSLPLRSSFDADKTNIFVFTQERLNIFNNSLNGAFKVDLLIVDEAHKIGDSMRGIFLQYVLEMTCTRNYKVKVIFASPFTSNPEVLLTDAPHRVRKSVVKSNYVTVNQNLIWVEQKALSSKDWSMYLFLRDEKNHVGDFKLEFTPSHVSKRLPFVALSLGKHTNGNVVYVNGAAEAETTARQLSDGIDSPIQDDEIENLIELSRKVIHERFTLNYTLRKSVAYHYGNMPMIIKSEIERLFSKGKLRYLVCTSTLVEGVNMACKNIFIRGPKKGRSTPMGPDDFWNLAGRAGRWGKEFQGNVICVDTNNEKIWNGTPPISKKDIKIVRATDGINEKVDDLYSYIDSPHHYGMTQRNPGLQSLLSYLCISSYFHEGLVNNPFFEKYGLDDIDNLDRAVSEILDSLDFSHDIVARNPGVSPILMQSLWERFNKKQDSELESLLLSDPSDYHALQSYVAAFTRISDTMSKSLGHNSRGAYLIALLVVNWMRGYPLARLIAGKIAHLEKKNVVFKEASVIREVMEDVEKIARYEAPKLLSCYNDLLKDFYISRDRGDLVDRVEDIGVFLELGVSLKTQISLISIGFSRTSAVMISEFIAADNYDELDCKAWIENNYSTLNGLPELVKFEIYSIFNNLNI, via the coding sequence ATGAAAAGCCTACCTAATTGGTTAATAAATAACCCTGGATTTTACCGAAAATTTAAAGCCCTTAACATTGAGTCTGTGATCAATCAGTTTCCTGATTTGCAACCTCTTGAATCAGGCTCACCAGATAGTGATGATATTGGCTACTTATTGACCTGCGGAAGTGTTCTTTCTCAGTCGGATAATGATTTGTGTCAAGATGCAGCACTAAGGATCGCTCAGTTTTGCTTGCAAAATGAAAGCAGTGAAGTTAGGAAAGATCATGCTGCACTAATACTTGATACACTGTCAAATTATGCAACGTTAAATCTGGCTGTTAAAAAAAACCTTATTGAAGGCAAATTTGAATTAAGATTACCCATAGCTGGTCAAGTAGAAGTCACACGCCGTAAAATTGAACACAGTGTTGAGGTTGGAACAGAGAAAGATATTTACGTAAACAGATTTCAAGCTGCGTTTTGGGATGCTGCATTGGAGAGTGAATGGGTCAGCGTTTCTGCGCCCACGTCTGTAGGTAAATCATTTATATTAGAGTCTTGGGTAGAGGATTTTATTAGTAAAAATAAGAAGTGTGTGGTTGTCTACCTAGTTCCTACAAGGGCATTGATAACAGAAGTATCAGACTCATTAATTAGGGCTGTGGGTGGCAGGGGGGATGTTAATATACAGTCCTTACCATTAAGAAGCTCATTTGATGCGGACAAAACAAATATTTTTGTTTTCACACAAGAACGGTTAAACATTTTCAATAATTCTTTAAATGGCGCCTTCAAGGTCGATTTATTAATAGTTGATGAGGCGCATAAAATTGGCGACTCAATGCGTGGGATTTTCCTGCAATATGTATTAGAAATGACATGCACCAGAAATTACAAAGTGAAAGTTATATTTGCAAGCCCGTTCACATCAAATCCAGAAGTATTGTTAACAGATGCACCTCATAGAGTAAGAAAGAGCGTTGTAAAAAGTAATTATGTAACTGTAAATCAGAATCTTATCTGGGTTGAACAAAAAGCATTGAGTAGTAAAGATTGGTCAATGTATTTGTTTTTAAGAGATGAAAAAAATCATGTTGGGGATTTTAAACTAGAATTTACCCCATCGCATGTCAGTAAAAGGTTACCATTTGTTGCGCTTTCTCTCGGAAAACATACTAATGGAAATGTTGTGTATGTTAATGGAGCCGCAGAAGCAGAAACTACGGCACGCCAATTGTCAGATGGTATTGATAGTCCAATTCAAGATGACGAGATTGAAAATCTAATTGAATTAAGTAGAAAGGTTATACATGAGAGGTTTACCTTAAATTACACACTGAGAAAATCGGTAGCCTATCACTACGGCAATATGCCGATGATTATCAAAAGTGAAATTGAACGTCTCTTTTCGAAAGGAAAGTTACGTTACTTAGTTTGCACATCGACGTTGGTTGAAGGTGTAAATATGGCATGTAAAAATATCTTTATAAGAGGTCCTAAAAAAGGAAGAAGCACACCGATGGGACCTGACGATTTTTGGAATCTAGCTGGGAGAGCGGGACGTTGGGGTAAGGAATTTCAGGGGAACGTTATCTGTGTTGACACCAATAATGAGAAAATCTGGAATGGTACTCCACCGATAAGTAAAAAAGATATTAAAATAGTTCGAGCGACAGACGGTATTAATGAAAAGGTGGATGACCTTTATTCATATATTGACTCCCCACATCATTACGGCATGACCCAAAGAAACCCGGGATTACAAAGCTTATTAAGCTACCTGTGTATATCTTCATATTTTCATGAAGGTTTAGTTAATAATCCATTTTTTGAAAAATATGGATTAGACGATATAGACAACCTTGATCGTGCAGTATCTGAAATATTAGATAGCTTGGATTTCTCTCATGATATAGTTGCAAGAAATCCGGGAGTAAGCCCAATTTTAATGCAATCACTGTGGGAAAGATTTAACAAAAAACAAGACTCAGAACTAGAATCACTGCTATTATCAGATCCTTCGGATTATCATGCACTTCAATCTTATGTCGCTGCTTTTACACGTATATCTGATACTATGAGTAAATCTCTTGGTCATAACTCCCGTGGTGCCTATCTCATAGCTTTACTGGTAGTAAACTGGATGAGAGGTTATCCATTAGCACGTTTAATAGCCGGAAAAATAGCTCATCTAGAGAAGAAGAATGTAGTGTTTAAGGAGGCGTCTGTTATCAGAGAAGTAATGGAAGATGTGGAAAAAATAGCTCGTTATGAAGCACCTAAATTGCTCTCTTGCTACAACGACCTCCTCAAGGATTTTTATATTTCACGAGATAGAGGCGATCTTGTAGACAGAGTTGAAGATATTGGGGTTTTCCTTGAATTAGGTGTAAGCTTAAAAACTCAAATATCTCTTATCAGCATTGGATTCTCTAGGACTTCGGCTGTTATGATTTCAGAATTCATTGCCGCTGATAACTACGATGAATTAGATTGTAAGGCTTGGATTGAAAATAACTATTCGACATTAAACGGCCTACCTGAATTGGTTAAGTTTGAGATATATTCGATATTTAATAACTTAAATATATAA
- a CDS encoding DUF1837 domain-containing protein, which produces MDALHAALEKLARNDGDTLSSYFHEIESHSLIEGTSATCHFHCVNLDGSGRPKIDTMIEYLMVNIIDYAIPRSKINAALKHQQLSGTTVKYGKLFLQSLSLFTRLANSGEGGELILFLFAERFLKLPQIICKMSLKTSSQMHFHGADGVYMGVDRETKKLCLYWGESKLYSSATSAIYECMKSVAPLVSGNMGLESAESRDMQLLTDFMNLDDPELEDALKKFLDPDDPAFNQLEYRGICLVGFDSKNYPKDAHSQTLENLVANIRLKFEQWRSRVKDRLSEEKLNRFSMHVFILPFPSVEDFRKKLLGSFSGDSE; this is translated from the coding sequence ATGGATGCTTTACATGCAGCTTTAGAAAAACTTGCAAGAAATGATGGGGATACTCTTAGTAGCTATTTTCATGAAATTGAATCTCACTCACTGATTGAAGGTACATCCGCTACATGCCACTTTCATTGTGTAAATCTCGATGGTAGTGGAAGACCTAAAATCGATACCATGATTGAGTATCTGATGGTAAACATAATAGATTATGCCATCCCAAGGAGTAAAATTAACGCTGCACTTAAACATCAGCAGCTTTCTGGAACGACGGTAAAGTATGGGAAATTATTCCTACAATCATTGAGTTTATTTACTCGCCTCGCAAACAGTGGAGAAGGAGGTGAACTCATTTTATTTTTATTTGCAGAGCGATTTTTAAAACTACCACAGATAATATGTAAGATGAGTTTAAAAACTAGCTCTCAGATGCATTTCCATGGTGCTGACGGTGTGTATATGGGGGTTGATCGGGAGACCAAGAAACTTTGCCTATATTGGGGAGAATCTAAGCTTTATTCGAGTGCCACTAGCGCTATCTATGAATGTATGAAGAGCGTTGCCCCCTTGGTTTCAGGAAATATGGGTTTGGAAAGTGCCGAATCTCGAGATATGCAATTACTTACCGACTTTATGAATCTGGATGATCCAGAGCTTGAAGATGCGTTGAAGAAGTTCCTTGACCCAGATGATCCCGCGTTTAATCAGTTGGAGTATAGAGGTATATGTTTAGTCGGTTTTGATAGTAAAAACTATCCAAAAGACGCCCATTCTCAGACTCTCGAAAACTTAGTTGCAAATATTAGATTAAAGTTTGAGCAGTGGCGGTCACGAGTTAAAGATCGCCTATCAGAAGAAAAACTTAATAGATTCTCAATGCATGTATTTATTTTACCATTTCCTTCAGTTGAGGATTTTAGAAAAAAACTTTTAGGCTCCTTTTCAGGAGATAGCGAATAA